One stretch of Cohnella algarum DNA includes these proteins:
- a CDS encoding NuoB/complex I 20 kDa subunit family protein translates to MEFNLANVSPEDIRELERNVFIGSLETLKGWVRSNSLWPLTFGLACCAIEMMAAGAPHYDLDRFGVMFRTSPRQADVMIVSGTVTKKMGPLLRRLYDQMPEPKWVIAMGSCATAGGPYVKSYSVIKGVDQIVPVDVYIPGCPPNPAALIYGINKLQEKIRYEARTGKRVTSG, encoded by the coding sequence GTGGAATTCAATCTAGCGAACGTCTCCCCGGAGGACATCCGGGAGCTGGAGCGGAACGTGTTTATCGGCAGTCTGGAAACGCTCAAAGGCTGGGTCCGCAGCAATTCCCTGTGGCCGCTCACGTTCGGCCTCGCCTGCTGCGCGATCGAGATGATGGCGGCCGGCGCGCCTCATTACGATCTCGATCGGTTCGGCGTCATGTTCCGGACGTCGCCGCGCCAGGCGGACGTCATGATCGTCTCCGGAACGGTGACGAAGAAGATGGGCCCGCTGCTTCGCCGTCTGTACGACCAGATGCCGGAGCCGAAATGGGTCATCGCGATGGGGTCCTGCGCGACGGCCGGCGGCCCGTACGTGAAGTCCTACTCGGTCATCAAAGGGGTGGACCAAATCGTTCCCGTCGACGTCTACATCCCCGGCTGTCCGCCGAATCCGGCGGCGCTCATTTACGGCATTAACAAGCTTCAGGAGAAAATCCGCTACGAGGCGAGAACCGGGAAGCGGGTGACGAGCGGATGA
- a CDS encoding NADH-quinone oxidoreductase subunit C, translating into MSGEEQNEAKRRQVGANSESERAGATGAANSGPQAEAPPPKPPSPGQERLDRAVRLLRELVAEDAVEAASINEANGHLPTIVVKNERWPQAARLFRSHGELNANYLRNVAGVDYETHMEVVYYLLNMASGHNYAVKVRTGREAPSVPSATPVWETANWNEREIYDLLGIDFPGHPDLRRIMMPDDWEGHPLRKDYVPLDPEV; encoded by the coding sequence ATGAGCGGGGAGGAGCAAAACGAAGCGAAACGGCGGCAAGTGGGGGCGAACAGCGAATCCGAGCGCGCGGGCGCAACCGGGGCGGCAAATAGCGGGCCGCAGGCGGAAGCCCCGCCGCCGAAGCCGCCCTCGCCGGGTCAGGAGAGGCTCGACCGGGCCGTACGGCTGCTGCGCGAGCTCGTCGCCGAGGACGCGGTCGAGGCGGCTTCGATCAACGAGGCGAACGGCCATTTGCCGACGATCGTCGTCAAAAACGAGCGCTGGCCGCAAGCCGCCCGCCTGTTCCGAAGCCATGGCGAGCTGAACGCGAACTACCTCCGGAACGTGGCGGGCGTCGATTACGAGACGCACATGGAAGTCGTCTACTATTTGCTCAATATGGCCAGCGGACACAACTACGCCGTCAAAGTCCGCACCGGCCGGGAGGCGCCGTCCGTTCCGTCGGCGACGCCGGTGTGGGAAACCGCGAACTGGAACGAGCGCGAAATTTACGATCTGCTCGGCATCGATTTTCCCGGCCATCCGGACCTTCGGCGCATTATGATGCCCGACGACTGGGAGGGCCATCCGCTTCGCAAAGACTACGTACCGCTCGATCCGGAGGTGTGA